The sequence GCGACGGCCCCCTTTGGGTAGGAAATACAGACCTCGAAGACTGTGCTATCGCTGTCTGCATGCGGCGGCAGCGATTGCGGTAGCCGGAAGGACGTCGAGAACGTTCAGCTGCTGTACGCCGCCTACACATGGCACCACTGACGTAGACGTGAGCAGCAGCGCTGGTGGCGTTATCTAGTGACTCTCCGGTCAACCGGAGTGAGCAGAACTATTGTCGCGATGATGGCTTCCGTGACACTTATCGGCTTGAATAAAGGCATCGGCAGTTACTTTATTGCAGGTGGCGTCCGCATCGCGTGCCCCAGCGACGGCAGCCTCATAGTAACAAAAACCACTAACGAAGGCTATGCTTATGCGTACTGGAGGCTCAAGAGAAGTGACGTCATATACGCCTTGGTTTGAACACCATGTACTGCGATCACGTACAAAGTTTTGCGCTTTCGCGAatgggcgtgcgtgcgtgttttaaAAAACCTTGTGATATGCCGCAAAAGCCTTCCGCAATCTTCAGAGTCGACTGAAGTAGTAAGACAAGGATATTAGCGTAGCAGTGCTAGTCGTACCTGTCGTCAGCGATGATGCTCCTCCGTGTGGAATGCCAGTCTCTGCAGGGTCTCCTGCACAGCGCAACGTGACTTATGCCTTTCGCAAACATTGTCTCGATTGCATATTATTCCTGTTCTATTTTATGCAGAGCTGCCTACGCAATTGTCTAAAGTGTTTCGTGCAGATTAGTTATTGTGTCTCTCCTGCATGCTTATGTCTCTAGTCTAAGAAAAATTTATTGCATTGAAATACCTCTTTGAATATCAGCGGCGACTTAGCGGCGAATGCGAGAGAAACGCATTGGCACATTACGTCGCACTATATCGGTGCATGACCACGTATGCCCCGAAGAGCCCTGAGTGAGTGAACAAACTGCTTATAAtatacagtggcgtagcaacagggggggccggggggccgtgggccccgggtgcaaggggccagtgagggggggggggggggtgtcatatacgtctgaagacacccctctttccgccggctacacccggggaggggggtgacagaagacctatgggccccggatgccagacgacctagctacgccactgataaTATAGTTAAACTTAAAGCAATTCCTTCGTGCATTTCACAAAGCGTGTTTCATAATTTGCAGTATAACGACCGAAACTTTCTAACATTGGGAGTACCAGGATGGGAAAATTATTTGACATTCATGGGAAGAAGTCTGTATACGTTGTTCGCAATTAATTATTCGAAAGAAACACTCGATTCGATTCGCTGCTGGCGCAATTCGATTGGTACTCGATTCACTTTCAAGAACAACTACTTGCACACCCCGAATAACTTGACATAGCGAGCAATGTACATTCACAGTGACGCAGCCTGTTCGTAAATGTAGACGTACCACGAGTGTAGACGTCGCAGCTGTGGGACAGGTAGGAGCGCAGCCTGGTGTTGGCGTGGAACAAATGACAGGTTCCCCGTTGCGTTCCTTCGCGAGAACAAAACTGCACGTGCTGGCATTCCCATTCGAGGTTGGTCGAACAGTTGGCGGCGCACTGCTCTAGGTCCGTGTCGTTGAGGACAGCCGATGGTGCCGGCCTGTACACCTCGTGATCAGGGAGCTTCTGGTACTCGGCAAGGTAACCTGTACAGGGGAATTCAGAACGGTAATTGAGCAAACGATGGTGGTGACTGGTCGTTTAACAAATATAAACGaggaaggaaaaggaaggaagacGGAATCGCTGCTTACCGCACTGTAACTGTCTAGGTTTGACTGCACGCACCTGGACGGCGGTCAATAGCGCTGTGATAGGGGCACAGTAGAAGGACAGGGAGAGAGGATAGCATAGAGGACAGAGCAAAGAAGGCGCAACTGTTTACATTTATCCAATGGAGCGACTAGGTAGGGATACATCCATAGTTCGCTTATGCAGCGACTTCTTCGAAAGAGTTTGTCGCCAGGCCCCGTTCACGTACGGGCGTTAGTTAACGTATATATAGCAACTGGGTAGCGAGGCCCGACTGCACGAGGAAGCAAACGAAACACACACGTGACAAAGATCATCCGATCCGATAAGAGGTTGTGCTTGTGTCATCATCTACTGCTACTACCTCGCTAAATCAAGCAAGCTTCGCGTCGTTTAGATTGCAGCATTGCGTTAAATCTGCGGATTTTTCTACTCTAACAGGGCGGACAGCGGCAGAGGAAAGGGTAATAAATGTAAAGTCAGACATGCAGAAACAATACACTGGATAACAAAGAATTCTGGAGAGGAAGCCTTCCATATAAcgatataaaagaaaagaaaattacaatagaagagagagagaaataaattagaagagaaagcttttatgaagaaaCAGAGGTCACTGCCCTACATTTCGAATTCAGATCAGGGTGTTTGAGGACGCCTATAGGTGaatattggagaaaaaaaaagattcagtTGAGAACGGCTCGTGTGTAGTGTGTCGAAATAGTGCAGACACCATTGATCGTACTCTGTTAGGCTGTTAGAGACCCTTTCAACGAGAGCTCCCCTGTTTAGGCGCGGCCGTATAATGCCCTCTGGACTGCTGCACTTACGCGTGGTCCCACAGCAAAAGCGTTGCCGAGTTAGCATTGCACAGCCAGATAGCtgtgcgggcctttgcacccctGCTCAACAGTCGAGAGACGCAGTGCATTCCCTCTCCCCGATGAAAAGGTCGTCGAAAGTAGTTAGTAGTATGAGTAGTAGTGGTAGTAACAGTAGCGGTAATAGTATactaattgtctttttttttttttgcacacataCACAGGAAAAGCGACACCAGTGAAAGGCGTTTGATGCACCTGACTACATTTTGGTTCTTCTCCAAACCATATATCCCCTATAAAACGGGGCCATTTGTGAAAAGCACACGGTATTGATGTCATTGCATGCACGTGAAAGCAACCAACCTTTTATGGGCGGGTTTTTAGGGCCTAAAATTGTAGCGCAGACGGCGACCACGACGATCACCACCGTGGCCAGACCGAAGATGGTCAGACCCACGAGCCATGCCTGGAAATACAGTGGCGCAGAAAGGTAATTAACTCAAGGACATTGAAGAGAAGTGCTAAATCAATTTACACTAGTAAAGCATGCGTTCAAAGCCATATTTCTTGCTAATTTCATGGTAATAGCTTGGTTattaggagaaaaagaaatggcggtCAAAGTTCCATTTCGAAATTCGGCCCCAGCGGCCGAATTTCGttgggggagaaatgcaagaacacccctagctgtcccgtgcattgaggggacacgttaaagatcccctcggGGTCAAAACTAATcggaagtcccccactacggcgtgcctcataattgggATTTCGGCGCGTCAAACCCCAGAATTCCATCGAAATTTCGTGTCGAAACCCCAGCGCACGTATATGTCAGAGTGATGTCACAAATTTGaaagtacttcttttttttagtaAAATCTCCAGCATCTTGCACAGTGCAATCTTCTTGCCCATTTAGAATGCAGTTTAGTCAATTCTTTACGATTAAAAATATTAACGAGGCCTCATCTGACGCCATCGAAATtgatgacgtcacagcgagcgGGTGCGAAAAGTTCAAGATGGTGTAGCCGCACGTGTTTCATTCTTTGCGTTTTTTCTGGCTTGTTAGagagcataactgcgagtcggcctagttggaacagattcattatcTAAAAACTTTTTtagataaaagaaataaagaaaataaataaggaaaagaaaaccAATTG comes from Dermacentor andersoni chromosome 9, qqDerAnde1_hic_scaffold, whole genome shotgun sequence and encodes:
- the LOC126527237 gene encoding uncharacterized protein is translated as MPGKGAMPEVAMISTAEDPRCVEGPSEAEKPADGSSWIRQKKAWLVGLTIFGLATVVIVVVAVCATILGPKNPPIKGYLAEYQKLPDHEVYRPAPSAVLNDTDLEQCAANCSTNLEWECQHVQFCSREGTQRGTCHLFHANTRLRSYLSHSCDVYTRGDPAETGIPHGGASSLTTGVCGRLSWILLSLVVAVIVA